In Oryza sativa Japonica Group chromosome 3, ASM3414082v1, one DNA window encodes the following:
- the LOC4332795 gene encoding bidirectional sugar transporter SWEET16 isoform X1, producing MADPSFFVGIVGNVISILVFASPIATFRRIVRSKSTEEFRWLPYVTTLLSTSLWTFYGLHKPGGLLIVTVNGSGAALEAIYVTLYLAYAPRETKRTVVKTRSVEYMPFSLSFFLFLNGGVWSVYSLLVKDYFIGIPNAIGFALGTAQLALYMAYRRTKKPAGKGGDDDEDDEEAQGVARLMGHQVEMAQQRRDQQLRKGLSLSLPKPAAPLHGGLDRIIKSFSTTPIELHSILHQHHGGHHHHHRFDTVPDDDDEAVAAGGTTPATTAGPGDRH from the exons ATGGCGGATCCAAGCTTCTTCGTCGGAATCGTAG GGAACGTAATCTCAATACTGGTCTTCGCGTCTCCAAT TGCGACTTTCCGGAGGATCGTGAGGAGCAAGAGCACGGAGGAATTCAGGTGGCTGCCGTACGTGACCACGCTGCTGAGCACCTCGCTGTGGACGTTCTACGGCCTCCACAAGCCCGGCGGTCTCCTCATCGTCACCGTCAACGgctccggcgccgccctcgAGGCCATCTACGTCACGCTCTACCTCGCCTACGCCCCCAGGGAGACCAAG AGGACGGTGGTGAAGACGAGGAGCGTGGAGTACAtgcccttctccctctccttcttcctcttcctcaacgGCGGCGTCTGGAGCGTCTACTCCTTGCTCGTCAAGGACTACTTCATCGGA ATTCCGAATGCAATCGGGTTCGCGCTGGGGACGGCGCAGCTGGCGCTGTACATGGCGTACCGGAGGACGAAGAAGCCGGCGGGgaaaggcggcgacgacgacgaggacgacgaggaggcgcagGGGGTGGCGCGGCTGATGGGGCATCAGGTGGAGATGGCGCAGCAGCGGAGGGACCAGCAGCTGCGCAAGGGGCTGAGCCTGAGCCTGCCCaagccggcggcgccgcttcACGGGGGGCTCGACCGCATCATCAAGTCCTTCTCCACCACCCCCATCGAGCTCCACTCCATCCTCCACCAGCACCacggcggccaccaccaccaccaccgcttcgACACcgtccccgacgacgacgacgaggcggtggccgccggGGGCACCACGCCGGCTACGACAGCCGGTCCAGGAGATAGACATtag
- the LOC4332795 gene encoding bidirectional sugar transporter SWEET16 — MADPSFFVGIVGNVISILVFASPIATFRRIVRSKSTEEFRWLPYVTTLLSTSLWTFYGLHKPGGLLIVTVNGSGAALEAIYVTLYLAYAPRETKAKMVKVVLAVNVGALAAVVAVALVALHGGVRLFVVGVLCAALTIGMYAAPMAAMRTVVKTRSVEYMPFSLSFFLFLNGGVWSVYSLLVKDYFIGIPNAIGFALGTAQLALYMAYRRTKKPAGKGGDDDEDDEEAQGVARLMGHQVEMAQQRRDQQLRKGLSLSLPKPAAPLHGGLDRIIKSFSTTPIELHSILHQHHGGHHHHHRFDTVPDDDDEAVAAGGTTPATTAGPGDRH, encoded by the exons ATGGCGGATCCAAGCTTCTTCGTCGGAATCGTAG GGAACGTAATCTCAATACTGGTCTTCGCGTCTCCAAT TGCGACTTTCCGGAGGATCGTGAGGAGCAAGAGCACGGAGGAATTCAGGTGGCTGCCGTACGTGACCACGCTGCTGAGCACCTCGCTGTGGACGTTCTACGGCCTCCACAAGCCCGGCGGTCTCCTCATCGTCACCGTCAACGgctccggcgccgccctcgAGGCCATCTACGTCACGCTCTACCTCGCCTACGCCCCCAGGGAGACCAAG GCGAAGATGGTGAAGGTGGTGCTGGCCGTGAACGTGGgcgcgctggcggcggtggtggcggtggcgctggtGGCGCTGCACGGCGGCGTGCGGCTGTTCGTGGTCGGCGTGCTGTGCGCGGCGCTCACCATCGGCATGTACGCTGCGCCGATGGCCGCGATG AGGACGGTGGTGAAGACGAGGAGCGTGGAGTACAtgcccttctccctctccttcttcctcttcctcaacgGCGGCGTCTGGAGCGTCTACTCCTTGCTCGTCAAGGACTACTTCATCGGA ATTCCGAATGCAATCGGGTTCGCGCTGGGGACGGCGCAGCTGGCGCTGTACATGGCGTACCGGAGGACGAAGAAGCCGGCGGGgaaaggcggcgacgacgacgaggacgacgaggaggcgcagGGGGTGGCGCGGCTGATGGGGCATCAGGTGGAGATGGCGCAGCAGCGGAGGGACCAGCAGCTGCGCAAGGGGCTGAGCCTGAGCCTGCCCaagccggcggcgccgcttcACGGGGGGCTCGACCGCATCATCAAGTCCTTCTCCACCACCCCCATCGAGCTCCACTCCATCCTCCACCAGCACCacggcggccaccaccaccaccaccgcttcgACACcgtccccgacgacgacgacgaggcggtggccgccggGGGCACCACGCCGGCTACGACAGCCGGTCCAGGAGATAGACATtag